The following coding sequences are from one Leptolyngbya sp. NIES-3755 window:
- a CDS encoding glycosyl transferase group 1 (similar to AA sequence:cyanobase_aa:LBDG_29870) codes for MILVNLAFLASKPTGHTVYAKNLLPGLASLNPVLLTGQSFSDYQCYKISDQLTPDQGTKGHFNRLKWTQFRLPKIYRELESNLIFSPIPEAPIFTKCRYIVTLHDFIPLRFPRFKSPLTQYYRHYIPHVLNQAQHILCDSESTANDAIAFYKIPSNKITVVPLAYDNQHFKFLDLPTSNYFLYVGRHDAYKNIGRLLTAFSQLPNDYEFWIAGSPDPRFTPSLKTQAEALGIVDRVKFLSYVSYAELPELMNRAIALVFPSLWEGFGLPVLEAMACGTPVITSNLSSIPEVAGDATLFVDPYDESAIANSMKSIVTNSQLRQQLRQKGLDRASQFSWQKTASQTAEILKQHS; via the coding sequence GTGATATTAGTCAATCTCGCCTTTCTAGCCTCAAAACCAACTGGGCACACAGTCTACGCAAAAAATCTTTTGCCTGGTTTAGCTTCATTAAATCCTGTGTTGCTCACCGGACAAAGTTTTTCTGATTATCAGTGTTATAAAATTTCAGATCAATTGACTCCAGATCAAGGCACAAAGGGACACTTTAATCGCCTGAAATGGACACAATTTAGGTTGCCTAAAATCTATAGAGAGCTTGAAAGTAATCTAATCTTCTCACCAATTCCTGAAGCTCCAATTTTTACTAAATGTCGCTATATTGTGACACTACATGATTTTATTCCGCTTAGATTTCCGCGTTTCAAATCGCCTTTAACGCAGTATTACAGACATTATATTCCTCATGTTCTAAATCAAGCTCAGCATATTTTGTGCGACTCGGAATCAACTGCGAATGATGCGATCGCGTTCTACAAAATTCCATCCAATAAAATCACCGTCGTTCCGCTCGCCTACGACAATCAGCATTTCAAATTCCTCGATTTGCCAACCTCGAATTATTTTCTCTATGTTGGCAGACACGATGCTTATAAAAATATTGGTCGATTGCTAACTGCCTTTTCCCAACTTCCAAATGATTATGAATTTTGGATTGCAGGTTCTCCAGATCCGCGATTTACACCGAGTCTGAAAACCCAAGCTGAAGCATTAGGAATTGTCGATCGAGTTAAATTTCTCAGTTATGTTTCTTATGCAGAATTACCAGAATTAATGAATCGAGCGATCGCCCTTGTTTTCCCTAGTTTATGGGAAGGTTTTGGCTTACCCGTTCTCGAAGCAATGGCATGTGGAACTCCCGTCATTACCTCGAATCTTTCATCGATTCCTGAAGTTGCGGGCGATGCGACGTTATTCGTTGATCCTTACGATGAAAGTGCGATCGCAAATTCTATGAAATCGATCGTTACTAATAGCCAACTGCGCCAACAATTGAGACAAAAAGGACTCGATCGAGCTTCACAATTCAGTTGGCAAAAAACCGCATCTCAAACCGCTGAAATTCTTAAACAACACTCGTAA